One region of Coregonus clupeaformis isolate EN_2021a chromosome 31, ASM2061545v1, whole genome shotgun sequence genomic DNA includes:
- the LOC121547296 gene encoding serine protease HTRA1B-like isoform X3: MFWSVICATFLLAPLVCEARTKQYVIGCPDKCDTFLCPPIPADCMAGDILDQCDCCPVCASGEGEVCGGTGRLGDPECGEGMDCSISDGIGVSATVRRRGKSGVCVCKGSDPVCGSDGVSYRNICELKRLSNRALKLQQPPVIFIQRGTCSKGQENPDSLRHRYNFIADVVEKIAPAVVHIELYRKMVFSKREVAVASGSGFVVSEDGLIVTNAHVVANKHRVKVELKSGATFDAKITDVDEKADIALIKIDTPMKLPVLLLGRSADLRPGEFVVAIGSPFSLQNTVTTGIVSTTQRGGKELGLRNSDMEYIQTDAIINYGNSGGPLVNLDGEVIGINTLKVTAGISFAIPSDKIRQFLAESHDRQSKGTDYQSKGKLLPKKKYIGVRMMTLTPTLAKELKERQSDFPDVTSGAYVIEVIPKTPAETGGLQESDVIITINSQRITSASDVSSSIKRDDTLRMVVRRGNEDIMLTVVPEDIDP, from the exons ATGTTTTGGTCCGTCATCTGCGCAACTTTTCTTCTTGCTCCTTTAGTTTGCGAGGCAAGAACCAAGCAATATGTCATCGGCTGTCCAGATAAATGTGACACATTTCTATGTCCCCCGATCCCTGCGGACTGTATGGCCGGCGACATCCTTGACCAATGCGACTGCTGTCCGGTCTGTGCGTCCGGAGAAGGTGAGGTATGCGGCGGCACGGGGAGACTAGGGGACCCGGAGTGCGGAGAGGGCATGGACTGCTCGATATCGGACGGAATTGGGGTGTCCGCCACAGTAAGGCGTCGGGGCAAAAGTGGTGTGTGCGTCTGCAAAGGTTCGGACCCGGTGTGCGGCAGTGACGGGGTGTCCTACCGAAACATCTGCGAACTGAAGAGATTGAGTAACCGGGCTCTGAAGCTTCAGCAGCCACCGGTCATCTTCATACAGAGAGGAACCTGTAGCAAAG GCCAGGAGAATCCAGACAGTCTGCGCCACAGATATAACTTCATTGCTGATGTGGTGGAGAAGATCGCTCCCGCTGTGGTTCATATTGAACTGTACCGCAA GATGGTGTTCTCTAAACGTGAGGTGGCAGTGGCCAGCGGCTCTGGCTTCGTGGTGTCGGAGGACGGCTTGATTGTGACCAACGCCCATGTGGTGGCCAATAAGCACCGGGTGAAGGTGGAGCTGAAGAGTGGCGCCACCTTTGACGCCAAGATCACAGACGTGGACGAGAAGGCAGACATCGCCCTCATCAAGATCGACACCCCG ATGAAGCTGCCGGTGCTGCTGCTGGGGCGTTCAGCTGACCTGAGGCCTGGTGAGTTTGTTGTGGCCATCGGCAGTCCCTTCTCCCTGCAGAACACGGTCACCACAGGTATCGTCAGCACCACCCAAAGAGGAGGCAAGGAGCTAGGCCTGAGGAACTCTGATATGGAATACATCCAGACGGACGCTATCATCAAC TATGGGAACTCTGGCGGACCCCTGGTCAATCTG GACGGAGAGGTGATTGGGATCAACACACTGAAGGTGACTGCAGGAATCTCCTTCGCCATCCCCTCAGACAAGATCCGTCAGTTCTTGGCAGAGTCCCACGACAGACAATCTAAAGGTACAGATTACCAATCTAAAG GTAAATTATTACCAAAGAAGAAGTATATCGGTGTGAGGATGATGACTCTCACTCCAAC GCTTGCAAAGGAGCTGAAGGAGAGACAATCAGACTTCCCTGATGTTACCTCAGGGGCATATGTCATCGAGGTCATCCCAAAAACACCAGCTGAGAC agGTGGCCTGCAGGAGAGTGACGTCATAATCACCATCAACAGCCAGCGAATCACCTCGGCAAGTGACGTCAGCAGCTCCATCAAGAGGGACGACACGCTGCGGATGGTGGTCCGGCGGGGGAATGAGGACATCATGCTCACCGTCGTCCCCGAGGACATTGACCCTTGA
- the LOC121547296 gene encoding serine protease HTRA1B-like isoform X4: MFWSVICATFLLAPLVCEARTKQYVIGCPDKCDTFLCPPIPADCMAGDILDQCDCCPVCASGEGEVCGGTGRLGDPECGEGMDCSISDGIGVSATVRRRGKSGVCVCKGSDPVCGSDGVSYRNICELKRLSNRALKLQQPPVIFIQRGTCSKGQENPDSLRHRYNFIADVVEKIAPAVVHIELYRKMVFSKREVAVASGSGFVVSEDGLIVTNAHVVANKHRVKVELKSGATFDAKITDVDEKADIALIKIDTPMKLPVLLLGRSADLRPGEFVVAIGSPFSLQNTVTTGIVSTTQRGGKELGLRNSDMEYIQTDAIINYGNSGGPLVNLDGEVIGINTLKVTAGISFAIPSDKIRQFLAESHDRQSKGKLLPKKKYIGVRMMTLTPTLAKELKERQSDFPDVTSGAYVIEVIPKTPAETGGLQESDVIITINSQRITSASDVSSSIKRDDTLRMVVRRGNEDIMLTVVPEDIDP; this comes from the exons ATGTTTTGGTCCGTCATCTGCGCAACTTTTCTTCTTGCTCCTTTAGTTTGCGAGGCAAGAACCAAGCAATATGTCATCGGCTGTCCAGATAAATGTGACACATTTCTATGTCCCCCGATCCCTGCGGACTGTATGGCCGGCGACATCCTTGACCAATGCGACTGCTGTCCGGTCTGTGCGTCCGGAGAAGGTGAGGTATGCGGCGGCACGGGGAGACTAGGGGACCCGGAGTGCGGAGAGGGCATGGACTGCTCGATATCGGACGGAATTGGGGTGTCCGCCACAGTAAGGCGTCGGGGCAAAAGTGGTGTGTGCGTCTGCAAAGGTTCGGACCCGGTGTGCGGCAGTGACGGGGTGTCCTACCGAAACATCTGCGAACTGAAGAGATTGAGTAACCGGGCTCTGAAGCTTCAGCAGCCACCGGTCATCTTCATACAGAGAGGAACCTGTAGCAAAG GCCAGGAGAATCCAGACAGTCTGCGCCACAGATATAACTTCATTGCTGATGTGGTGGAGAAGATCGCTCCCGCTGTGGTTCATATTGAACTGTACCGCAA GATGGTGTTCTCTAAACGTGAGGTGGCAGTGGCCAGCGGCTCTGGCTTCGTGGTGTCGGAGGACGGCTTGATTGTGACCAACGCCCATGTGGTGGCCAATAAGCACCGGGTGAAGGTGGAGCTGAAGAGTGGCGCCACCTTTGACGCCAAGATCACAGACGTGGACGAGAAGGCAGACATCGCCCTCATCAAGATCGACACCCCG ATGAAGCTGCCGGTGCTGCTGCTGGGGCGTTCAGCTGACCTGAGGCCTGGTGAGTTTGTTGTGGCCATCGGCAGTCCCTTCTCCCTGCAGAACACGGTCACCACAGGTATCGTCAGCACCACCCAAAGAGGAGGCAAGGAGCTAGGCCTGAGGAACTCTGATATGGAATACATCCAGACGGACGCTATCATCAAC TATGGGAACTCTGGCGGACCCCTGGTCAATCTG GACGGAGAGGTGATTGGGATCAACACACTGAAGGTGACTGCAGGAATCTCCTTCGCCATCCCCTCAGACAAGATCCGTCAGTTCTTGGCAGAGTCCCACGACAGACAATCTAAAG GTAAATTATTACCAAAGAAGAAGTATATCGGTGTGAGGATGATGACTCTCACTCCAAC GCTTGCAAAGGAGCTGAAGGAGAGACAATCAGACTTCCCTGATGTTACCTCAGGGGCATATGTCATCGAGGTCATCCCAAAAACACCAGCTGAGAC agGTGGCCTGCAGGAGAGTGACGTCATAATCACCATCAACAGCCAGCGAATCACCTCGGCAAGTGACGTCAGCAGCTCCATCAAGAGGGACGACACGCTGCGGATGGTGGTCCGGCGGGGGAATGAGGACATCATGCTCACCGTCGTCCCCGAGGACATTGACCCTTGA
- the LOC121547296 gene encoding serine protease HTRA1B-like isoform X2 gives MFWSVICATFLLAPLVCEARTKQYVIGCPDKCDTFLCPPIPADCMAGDILDQCDCCPVCASGEGEVCGGTGRLGDPECGEGMDCSISDGIGVSATVRRRGKSGVCVCKGSDPVCGSDGVSYRNICELKRLSNRALKLQQPPVIFIQRGTCSKGQENPDSLRHRYNFIADVVEKIAPAVVHIELYRKMVFSKREVAVASGSGFVVSEDGLIVTNAHVVANKHRVKVELKSGATFDAKITDVDEKADIALIKIDTPMKLPVLLLGRSADLRPGEFVVAIGSPFSLQNTVTTGIVSTTQRGGKELGLRNSDMEYIQTDAIINEDVDLPSDHPFNLNAVPFQYGNSGGPLVNLDGEVIGINTLKVTAGISFAIPSDKIRQFLAESHDRQSKGKLLPKKKYIGVRMMTLTPTLAKELKERQSDFPDVTSGAYVIEVIPKTPAETGGLQESDVIITINSQRITSASDVSSSIKRDDTLRMVVRRGNEDIMLTVVPEDIDP, from the exons ATGTTTTGGTCCGTCATCTGCGCAACTTTTCTTCTTGCTCCTTTAGTTTGCGAGGCAAGAACCAAGCAATATGTCATCGGCTGTCCAGATAAATGTGACACATTTCTATGTCCCCCGATCCCTGCGGACTGTATGGCCGGCGACATCCTTGACCAATGCGACTGCTGTCCGGTCTGTGCGTCCGGAGAAGGTGAGGTATGCGGCGGCACGGGGAGACTAGGGGACCCGGAGTGCGGAGAGGGCATGGACTGCTCGATATCGGACGGAATTGGGGTGTCCGCCACAGTAAGGCGTCGGGGCAAAAGTGGTGTGTGCGTCTGCAAAGGTTCGGACCCGGTGTGCGGCAGTGACGGGGTGTCCTACCGAAACATCTGCGAACTGAAGAGATTGAGTAACCGGGCTCTGAAGCTTCAGCAGCCACCGGTCATCTTCATACAGAGAGGAACCTGTAGCAAAG GCCAGGAGAATCCAGACAGTCTGCGCCACAGATATAACTTCATTGCTGATGTGGTGGAGAAGATCGCTCCCGCTGTGGTTCATATTGAACTGTACCGCAA GATGGTGTTCTCTAAACGTGAGGTGGCAGTGGCCAGCGGCTCTGGCTTCGTGGTGTCGGAGGACGGCTTGATTGTGACCAACGCCCATGTGGTGGCCAATAAGCACCGGGTGAAGGTGGAGCTGAAGAGTGGCGCCACCTTTGACGCCAAGATCACAGACGTGGACGAGAAGGCAGACATCGCCCTCATCAAGATCGACACCCCG ATGAAGCTGCCGGTGCTGCTGCTGGGGCGTTCAGCTGACCTGAGGCCTGGTGAGTTTGTTGTGGCCATCGGCAGTCCCTTCTCCCTGCAGAACACGGTCACCACAGGTATCGTCAGCACCACCCAAAGAGGAGGCAAGGAGCTAGGCCTGAGGAACTCTGATATGGAATACATCCAGACGGACGCTATCATCAAC GAAGATGTAGATCTACCATCTGATCATCCCTTTAACCTGAATGCTGTTCCTTTTCAGTATGGGAACTCTGGCGGACCCCTGGTCAATCTG GACGGAGAGGTGATTGGGATCAACACACTGAAGGTGACTGCAGGAATCTCCTTCGCCATCCCCTCAGACAAGATCCGTCAGTTCTTGGCAGAGTCCCACGACAGACAATCTAAAG GTAAATTATTACCAAAGAAGAAGTATATCGGTGTGAGGATGATGACTCTCACTCCAAC GCTTGCAAAGGAGCTGAAGGAGAGACAATCAGACTTCCCTGATGTTACCTCAGGGGCATATGTCATCGAGGTCATCCCAAAAACACCAGCTGAGAC agGTGGCCTGCAGGAGAGTGACGTCATAATCACCATCAACAGCCAGCGAATCACCTCGGCAAGTGACGTCAGCAGCTCCATCAAGAGGGACGACACGCTGCGGATGGTGGTCCGGCGGGGGAATGAGGACATCATGCTCACCGTCGTCCCCGAGGACATTGACCCTTGA
- the LOC121547296 gene encoding serine protease HTRA1B-like isoform X1, with protein MFWSVICATFLLAPLVCEARTKQYVIGCPDKCDTFLCPPIPADCMAGDILDQCDCCPVCASGEGEVCGGTGRLGDPECGEGMDCSISDGIGVSATVRRRGKSGVCVCKGSDPVCGSDGVSYRNICELKRLSNRALKLQQPPVIFIQRGTCSKGQENPDSLRHRYNFIADVVEKIAPAVVHIELYRKMVFSKREVAVASGSGFVVSEDGLIVTNAHVVANKHRVKVELKSGATFDAKITDVDEKADIALIKIDTPMKLPVLLLGRSADLRPGEFVVAIGSPFSLQNTVTTGIVSTTQRGGKELGLRNSDMEYIQTDAIINEDVDLPSDHPFNLNAVPFQYGNSGGPLVNLDGEVIGINTLKVTAGISFAIPSDKIRQFLAESHDRQSKGTDYQSKGKLLPKKKYIGVRMMTLTPTLAKELKERQSDFPDVTSGAYVIEVIPKTPAETGGLQESDVIITINSQRITSASDVSSSIKRDDTLRMVVRRGNEDIMLTVVPEDIDP; from the exons ATGTTTTGGTCCGTCATCTGCGCAACTTTTCTTCTTGCTCCTTTAGTTTGCGAGGCAAGAACCAAGCAATATGTCATCGGCTGTCCAGATAAATGTGACACATTTCTATGTCCCCCGATCCCTGCGGACTGTATGGCCGGCGACATCCTTGACCAATGCGACTGCTGTCCGGTCTGTGCGTCCGGAGAAGGTGAGGTATGCGGCGGCACGGGGAGACTAGGGGACCCGGAGTGCGGAGAGGGCATGGACTGCTCGATATCGGACGGAATTGGGGTGTCCGCCACAGTAAGGCGTCGGGGCAAAAGTGGTGTGTGCGTCTGCAAAGGTTCGGACCCGGTGTGCGGCAGTGACGGGGTGTCCTACCGAAACATCTGCGAACTGAAGAGATTGAGTAACCGGGCTCTGAAGCTTCAGCAGCCACCGGTCATCTTCATACAGAGAGGAACCTGTAGCAAAG GCCAGGAGAATCCAGACAGTCTGCGCCACAGATATAACTTCATTGCTGATGTGGTGGAGAAGATCGCTCCCGCTGTGGTTCATATTGAACTGTACCGCAA GATGGTGTTCTCTAAACGTGAGGTGGCAGTGGCCAGCGGCTCTGGCTTCGTGGTGTCGGAGGACGGCTTGATTGTGACCAACGCCCATGTGGTGGCCAATAAGCACCGGGTGAAGGTGGAGCTGAAGAGTGGCGCCACCTTTGACGCCAAGATCACAGACGTGGACGAGAAGGCAGACATCGCCCTCATCAAGATCGACACCCCG ATGAAGCTGCCGGTGCTGCTGCTGGGGCGTTCAGCTGACCTGAGGCCTGGTGAGTTTGTTGTGGCCATCGGCAGTCCCTTCTCCCTGCAGAACACGGTCACCACAGGTATCGTCAGCACCACCCAAAGAGGAGGCAAGGAGCTAGGCCTGAGGAACTCTGATATGGAATACATCCAGACGGACGCTATCATCAAC GAAGATGTAGATCTACCATCTGATCATCCCTTTAACCTGAATGCTGTTCCTTTTCAGTATGGGAACTCTGGCGGACCCCTGGTCAATCTG GACGGAGAGGTGATTGGGATCAACACACTGAAGGTGACTGCAGGAATCTCCTTCGCCATCCCCTCAGACAAGATCCGTCAGTTCTTGGCAGAGTCCCACGACAGACAATCTAAAGGTACAGATTACCAATCTAAAG GTAAATTATTACCAAAGAAGAAGTATATCGGTGTGAGGATGATGACTCTCACTCCAAC GCTTGCAAAGGAGCTGAAGGAGAGACAATCAGACTTCCCTGATGTTACCTCAGGGGCATATGTCATCGAGGTCATCCCAAAAACACCAGCTGAGAC agGTGGCCTGCAGGAGAGTGACGTCATAATCACCATCAACAGCCAGCGAATCACCTCGGCAAGTGACGTCAGCAGCTCCATCAAGAGGGACGACACGCTGCGGATGGTGGTCCGGCGGGGGAATGAGGACATCATGCTCACCGTCGTCCCCGAGGACATTGACCCTTGA